The Sinorhizobium fredii genome contains the following window.
TGCAAGGTGTTGGGCCCCGAAGCCATAGGCGAGTATCTGCAACGACATCGCGGCGACAAGAGGCCCCACTCGGGGCTCATCGTAAAAAGCTCCGATGAGCGGTGCCATGCCCACCATCAAACAGGCAAGCGCCACGCTGACCGCAACGTTGATCCAGAAGAGAGAATTCACCTCTTCGTGTGTTATGGAGCGTTTCTGCACGGTCGCCTGCGTGAGCCCAAGGTCCTGAAACAGTGCGATGAACGCCAATACCGGCGCGCACATCGCAACCACGCCAAAATCCTGAGGTGACAGGAGGCGCGAAAGGACGATTACGGAAAGGATCTGCGTCGCGACCTTGACCGCTTGGGCAAGGGCCGTCGCGACGGCACCCCGACCTACTTTCTCGCGGAGCGAACCGTCAGGGGGATCGAATGCGCTGGCTTCCAAATCCTCACCCTCATGCAGGTTGCAGTCGACGACAGGTTTGAAACTAACCCAGATGCTTGCCGCAGCGCAACAGAAACGGTCTGTTGTTGCTGCCATGCACAATGAAATATTGCTGCGCAACATGGGCCGTAGTAGAGTTGCTTCGTAACCGTGGGTCATGCAGCGTGCCGCTTCCGTGGGAACCAACTCTCCAAGGAACCGTCTTGGAAGGGTCGTCCGCAAACGCTCACCGCCGGTTGCTGACCGAATTGTTGTTTACAATTGAGAGTTGCTTAAGCTAATCATCGCGTGCGAATGGACCCCGCCAATGGTCGGGGCGCGTTGGACAGGACACCGGCAAGATGTCGTGATGCGGCAAATTGCTCCCGGTGCATTCGAGGTCGTGTGAAATTGTCGGTGCACAAAAGGCTGCCCGGAGGAGCATGCCTTCTTCTCCGGCGCGAGAAACAATCACTTCAAGTGGGTTCTAACGATGACGGCGAGCGCAATACCTTTCTGGAACTTTCGTCCAAGCAAAATCTCAACTGTCGGAAATCCCGCCTATACCTATGACGGTCTTACTGCATTTACGCCGTTTTGGGCGATGGCAGCGCTCTTCAGCATCGCGGGCGATGTCTATTCACTGATCGGTTACAAAGGGCTGGCCTACACGGTTTTGAGCTGGTCCATCGTCCTGCTCAGCATCTTGCTTCTGCTCTATCCGCGCCGCACCGGCATCCTGCTGGGGCTGGTCGCGGTCTCGCTGCTGTTATACGGCCTCCGCTTGCCGGTTGCCTCAAACAACAAGACGATCACGGCCGTGATGAACTTGGGAATCCTGCTCAGCGCAGCGGCTCTCTACGTCAAAGCCGGCAGCATCGCCGCCATCGACCGCATGACGCTCTATGGTCAGATCCGTGTCGTCGCCCGCGCCCTGCTCGCGATCATGTACTTCTACGGAATCTTTCATAAGATCAACACGGACTTCCTCGATCCTTCCGTCAGTTGTGCCGTGGGGCTCTACGTTCCGCTTGCTCGCCCGTTCGGTCTCGAAGACAATCTGTTTGGCAGGTACCTGGCGATCTATGCGACCTTTGTTATCGAGGCGATTGCCATCGTCGCACTCTACTGGAAGCGCTATTTCGCGATCGGCTTCATCCTGGCGCTTGTCTTCCACTACGTGATCCCGATCTCCGCCTATTCGTGGTACATGGATTTTTCGAGCCTTGTATTCGCGCTTTACGTGCTGAGCATTCCAGTTCCCGCCAGCCGATCGCTCTACGGCATCTCGCTTGCCGCCGCCAATGGCCTTCGCGCGCAGTTCGGACGGATTGGCACGCTCTTCCCGGCGGCGGTGCTCATGTTTTTTGCGATTGCAGTCGTCCTGCTTCTCGCCCGGACCTATCCGGAGCGCAGCTTCGACATGGTGGTCCACTCCGTATGGATCCTCGTGTGGTCCGTGGTCGGCGGCGTCGCGATGATCGTCCTGGCCTATGTGGCGCTGCAGAATCTGCCTTGCGACAACGTTTCCGCCCCGCGCCCGCCGGCATGGGTCTACGTCATCCCGGGCTTGTTTTTCCTTTCGTGCCTTTCGCCCTATGTGGGGCTAAAGACCGAAAGCTCGATCAACATGTTCAGCAATCTGCATACCGAAGCCGGTCAAACCAACCACCTGCTGTTCCCGACGCCGCCGTATCTTTTCAACTACCAGAACGAGGTGATGAAGATCGTCGATTCTTCCGAGCCGCACTTGGTCAGGCAAGCGCAGGCCGGAAAGTATCACGTCCTGCACGAGATTAAGAAGCAGCTCCGCTGGAATCCCGAGGCGTGGGTGACCTACGTCAAGGATGGAGAAACCGTTAGTCGCGCGACGGCAGCGACGTTGGCAGATGAAATGCCCAACATCCTCGAACGCAAGCTGCTGATCTTCAAGCTGGTGGACTTCTCCCGGCCTAAGGTCTGCACCCACTAGGCTCGGGACCTGCAGTTTTCTGCCAGGCGGACGCGCGGCTCAGGCGTCCGCGCGGCCACCGGGACGGAGCAGGGCGACAATGCGAGCCAGACCATTAGCCTGCCGGGTTTAGCGCCTGAGGAAGTTCCCCCTCACCAGCCGCTATTTCCATCCGGTGGAGGGTCAAGGTCGGCCGGAATGAGCGGGCGCCCGCGCAGTCGCAGCGTAGCACGGCGCCCCGCCTTGAGGAGCGGGTAGATCAACCTCGCGGCCGTTCTATTGGAAAGAAGCGCCCGGTTAAGGCGGCCGAAGAGGGACGAAGACGAACTAAGGATTGCCAGGAGATTGACCGCTTCGTCGCCGTGGTAAATGCGATCCTGGAAGACGAACAGCATTCCTTCATTGAGGTCGAAACCCTGCTTCTGGAAGCGAGCCACCCGCGGATCAGCGGAGCGGGCGTCGAGCAGTTCGACGGCACCAATGGTTTCGCGCAATCGCATGAAGCGAACATAGCTTTGGCAGAAGATGCAATCGCCATCATAGACGATCAGTGCTGGTGTCGGGGGCTCTTTCATTGGACTGGCGGATCGACGCCCAGGTCGGTGGGCGGCTCGGCCATGTCGCCGAGGCGGCATTCACCATAAAACGTGCAGCCCGAAACGACGGGCAAATTGATGAGCGCATCGAATACACCGACAAACGCCAGAGCGACAATCCCGAGGGCAACGAGCTTCTTATAAAGAGGCATGTCTCGAAAACCCACCGGCTCCACTCCTCTCAGGCTCGCGTCGTATGATATGAGCGCTCGCAGTGCGACTAAGCTGCGCCTCGCCCGCCGCCGATCTTGTGCAATGCACAATGCTTCGAAATCAGCTTGAGATCAAGAGGTTTCCTATCATTGGTTGTATTCAACTCATCCTCGCGGCACCTCTCGCCCGTCATGGGCAAATGTGGCTTGATCTTTGAATATTGAAATATATCGCGGCTCGCATGGGCGTCTCGATGATCCGCGCCTGTTTCCATCGAAACGGCCCCGTCATAAGCTCCGGACTGTCTTCTCGATCCTCGCGGAGTTCCATTCCCATGCGTGACCTGCAATTTCCCGGCCGTTCAGTCGTCATGGGCAGGCATGGCGCCGCGGCCACGTCGCATGCTCTTTCGACGCTCGCCGCCATCGAAATCCTGCGCCGCGGCGGTAATGCGGCCGACGCCGCGATCGCCGCCTGTGCCGTCCAATGCGTGGTCGAGCCGGGCTCGACAGGCATCGGCGGCGACAATTTCGTGCTCTTCGCTCCCGCGTCTACCGATCCGCCGGGCACCGACACCAAGACGCGCGGCAAGGTCTACGGTCTGAACGGCTCGGGGTGCGCGCCGGGGGGCCTCACCGCCGAGCATCTCTTGAGGCAGGGAGTGAAGAAGATCGCTCTAACGTCGGTGCATGCGGTGACCGTCCCGGGCGCCATTGATTCCTGGGCCAAGCTGAACCAGCGCCTCGGCTCCATGCCGCTCGGCGCGTTGCTGCAGCCCGCCATCCGCCATGCCGAGGAAGGTTTTGCGGTGACCGAGCGCGTCGCCACCGATTGGGCCCGTAACGAAGACAAGCTGAAGGCGGATGCCAATAGTGCGCGCATGTGGTTGAAGGGTGGCCGCGCTCCTACGGCCGGTGAGGTGTTCAGGCAGCCAGAGCATGCGAAAGTCCTCCGGGAGATCGCCGCCAAGGGCCGCGACGGCTTTTACACCGGCTGGGTCGCCGAGGACATGGTGGCCTATCTCCGCAGCCTCGGCGGCACGCATTCGCTGGAGGATTTCGCCTCGCAGGAGGCTTTTTGGGTCGAGCCTATTTCGACCAGCTATCGCGGCATCGAGATCCTGGAAATCCCGCCGAACGGCGTCGGCATCACGACTTTGCTAATGCTCAACATCCTGAGCGGCTTCGACCTGGGCAAATACGATCCGGTCGGCGTCGAGCGCTTCCATATCGAGGCCGAGGCCACAAGACTGGCCTTTGAGGCGCGCGACATGTATGTCGCCGACCCGGCCTTTGCCGATGTCCCCGTGCAGAAGCTGCTTTCGGCCAACTTCGCCGACGGCCTGCGCGGCCGCATCGACCTGAGGAGAGCCATGCCGGCTGGGGGCCCGCTCGGCACCACGACATATCGGGATACCGTCTATATCAGCGTGGTCGACGGAAAGGGCAACGCCTGCTCCTTTATCAACTCGCTGTTCTGGCCCTATGGCACCGGCCTTTCCAGCCCGAAAACCGGCGTGCTGCTGCACAACCGCGGCACGGGCTTCCTTGTCGATCCCGCGCACCCCAATTGCGTGGCACCGCGGAAGCGCCCGCTGCACACGATTATCCCGGCGATGGCCATGAAGGACGGCAAACCGTGGCTCTGCTTCGGCGTCATGGGCGGCGGCTTCCAACCGGTCGGCCAAACCCACGTGCTCACCAATATCATCGACTTCGGCATGAATGTGCAGGAAGCCATCGACTGCGCCCGCGGCTTCCCCCAGATGGGGCGCTTCGAGGCCGAGCGCGGCATCCGCGAGGATGTGCTGAAAGGCCTCGTGGCATTGGGCCATGATATCAAAATGGCCGAGATGCCGCTTGGCGGCGGCCAGGCGATCATGATCGATGCGGCCAGCGGCGTGCTGCAGGCCGGCTCGGATCCGCGCAAGGACGGCTGCGCGCTGGCTTACTGAGCCTGCTCGAAGCGAGAACATTCGCCAACGTTCGGAACCTTGCGCGGGCGCGGGACGTTAGAGCCCGTCGCTTTACCAAGCGACGTTGACGCAATGGGGGTCGACTCTTTCCCTCCCACTGCCCCCGAGTCGACCTTGTTGGCAGCGCCCCTCCTCCCTCCTCCGAGGGGCGCTGCCTCACCATGGCAATGTTCGGCAGTGATGCTGTAGATGCCTCGATCAGAGCCGCCTTCTCTCTGCCATCAGAAGCACTGCCAGAACGCAGCACAGGAGGCCGAGGGACGTTGGCAGCCCGTGATGTCCGATCAGTTGCATCGTCAATCCCGTCGCGGGCGAGCCGACGATGCCGCCGATACCCCATACGAAGGCGAAGGCCGCGTTACCGGCGATCAGCGCCTGACCGGTGAACCGCTCGCCGAGCCGGATGAGCGATACGGTATAAATCCCGAAGGAGACTCCGCCCCAGACGAAAACGAGCGGCCAGACGAGCCATGCGTCGAAGATCGACGGCAGCAGCAGGCAGCCGGCCAGCGCAGCCAGGGCACAGAGCAACAGGGTCCGCCTCGAGCCGAGCCGTTCGGTCATGCGCCCGAACAAAATCTGCAGCACGGCATTGCCAGCGATGAAACAGGCGATGAGCGAAGCGATACGGGCCTCGGCGCTACCGAGCGCGGCGCCATAGACCGCCAACAAAGAGAGCAGGGTCTGCTCGAATGCGGCGGCCGTGAAGACCGCGAACAATAGGAGCGGCGCCCGTGCGAAGAAGCCGCCGACCGATATTGCCTCGCCTTCGTGCGGCATCTTCGGCAGACGTGGCACGACCCCAAGCACGATCAGGCCGCAGAGTAGAAGGGCCACGATGCCGATCAGGAAAGGCGGCCAACCCTCGGTACCGGTGAGGCCGAGCGAGAGCGGGCCGATGGCGAAGCCCCCCGAAACAATCGATGAATAGAGGCCCAGGATGCGGCCCCGGCGTGGCGCCGGCGTGATCGACATCAGCCAGGTCTCGCTGATGACGTAGAGCGGATTGGCGAAGAAGCCGAGCAGGAAGCGCAGCGGCATCCAGGCCCAAACGCCCTGCATCCAGGCGATCGCGGCCAGCGTGAGCGCCGCCAGCAGCGAACACAGGATCGCAAGCCGCGCCCCGCCCACGCGCCGCGCCAGCGCCGGAACGAGGGGTGCGGATACAATGAAACCCAGCGGCGTCATCGCCGCCGACAAGCCGATCAGGTCCGGCGCCATCCCCTGCCGCTCGAGGATGAAGCTGAGCAGCGGATAGGTCAGCCCCTGCGCCACGGCAAACACCGAGACGGTCGCGATGATGCCCGCCATCGCCGCCCAGGGGAGCCGATCCTCTCGCGGCGATGCCGTGCTTTGCAGGTGCCGGCAAACAACTGCGGCACGCGGAAACTGGCGATCCTCTGTCATTGCAGCAGTCGCCTCATAGAGGCGGCATCGGCCCTTGCCAGAAGGGCTTGGCGATCTCTGCCTCGAACTGCCGTTGGGTCAGGCCGATATCGGCGATCAAATGCGGATCGTCCTTCAACTTCTGCTCGAGTTCCCGGCGAAAGCCTATCCGCGCGCCCCAGGTCGCGATGATGCTCCGCAGAGTCGCGAGGCTGTAATGCCGATGGGGCGGGGCCGAAGCAGGGGTCGGAGTCTCGTTCATACCAATCCTCCTTATGGTTTGCGGGTCGGGGATCCGACCTGAAAGAGGATGAATTCTGCGGGAGACGAGGAGCGCCGTAATTAAGCGCTCCCAAAAAGTTCTCAAAAACTTCCAAACGGACTATAGACTTGCCCTATGCAGGGATCGCGCTTTGCCTTTGGTCCGTTCGTGCTTGATCCGGCTGCGGGAACGCTGCTTCGGAACGATGACCCCGTTGCGGTCGGCTACCGCGGGCTGAAGCTGCTTGCGGCTCTCGTCGGACGGTCCGGCGAAATCCTGAGCAAAGCCGAGTTGATGGACGCGGCGTGGCCCGACACGGCCGTCGAGGAAGGCAACCTCACCGTCCAGATTGCGCAGCTCCGGAAGCTGCTCGGTCCAGCCCCCGACGGCGGTGAATGGATCTCCACGGTTCCGCGCGTCGGCTACCGCTTCACGGGGGCGACCGAACAGCTCGGTGGCGCCATGCGAAAGCCTTTGCCACTGCCCGACAGGCCGTCGATTGCCGTGCTCCCCTTCGTGAATTTCAGCAACGATCCCGAGCAGGAAGCCTTCGCGGACGGGTTGACCGAAGATCTGATCACCGATTTATCCAGGATCTCCGGCCTGTTCGTCATCGCCCGCAACTCGGTCTTTGCCTACAAAGGACAGGCGACAGACGTGCGCGAGATCGCCGAGGACCTCGGCGTCCGATACCTGCTCGAGGGCAGCGCAAGACGCGCCAAGGGGCGCGTGCGCATCAACGCCCAGCTGGTCGATGCGCTGAGTGGCGCTCATCTCTGGGCGGAACGCTTCGATCGCAGCCTCGAGGATATCTTTGCCGTTCAGGACGAGGTCACCGGCAAGATCGTCGAGGCGCTGCTCGGCCGGCTGCGGGCACCGCCGCAGCGCAATCGGCCCAAGAATCTCGAGGCATACGATCTCTGCGTGCGGGCGCGCAAGCTGATCGACGATTCGCCGCAGACGGCGCGGGAGGCGCATCTGATGCTGACCCGCGCGGTCTCGCTCGATCCGCGATATGCCGAGGCCTATCGCTGGCTTGCCATGAATCATTGGATGGGGTGGGTGCATTGGGGCGAACCGATCGAACCAAGCCGCAGCGTTTCCTTGGAACTGGCGCGCAAGGCCGTAGCGATCGATCCCAACGATGCCGGCTGCCGCTGGGTGTTGGCCAACTTGCTTGCCTATGAGCGCAGCTTCAGGGAGGCGGATGCGGAATTCGCCAAGGCGATCGAGCTCGATCCGAACGACGCCGACATCTGGGCGACCTTATCCGACATTGCGGTCCTGGCCGGCCGGGTCGCGGAGGGCCTGGAGCACATCAGAAAGGCCTTCCGGCTGAACCCGTTTCCGGCAAGCTGGTACTATCTGACGCTCGGCCAGGCGCAATATGCGGGCGGCGAATACGAAGCGGCTGTCGTGACACTCAGCCGGGACGAGACCTATCGCACGGGCTCGCGCCGTTTCCTGGCGGCAAGCCTTGCCCAACTCGGCCGGCTGGACGAGGCGCGCGCCGAGGTCGAGCTTTTCCTCGTCGGCAACCCACATTTCACGATCCGCCATTGGGCCACGACCGAGCCGTTCCGCGAC
Protein-coding sequences here:
- a CDS encoding thiol-disulfide oxidoreductase, coding for MTASAIPFWNFRPSKISTVGNPAYTYDGLTAFTPFWAMAALFSIAGDVYSLIGYKGLAYTVLSWSIVLLSILLLLYPRRTGILLGLVAVSLLLYGLRLPVASNNKTITAVMNLGILLSAAALYVKAGSIAAIDRMTLYGQIRVVARALLAIMYFYGIFHKINTDFLDPSVSCAVGLYVPLARPFGLEDNLFGRYLAIYATFVIEAIAIVALYWKRYFAIGFILALVFHYVIPISAYSWYMDFSSLVFALYVLSIPVPASRSLYGISLAAANGLRAQFGRIGTLFPAAVLMFFAIAVVLLLARTYPERSFDMVVHSVWILVWSVVGGVAMIVLAYVALQNLPCDNVSAPRPPAWVYVIPGLFFLSCLSPYVGLKTESSINMFSNLHTEAGQTNHLLFPTPPYLFNYQNEVMKIVDSSEPHLVRQAQAGKYHVLHEIKKQLRWNPEAWVTYVKDGETVSRATAATLADEMPNILERKLLIFKLVDFSRPKVCTH
- a CDS encoding DCC1-like thiol-disulfide oxidoreductase family protein — encoded protein: MKEPPTPALIVYDGDCIFCQSYVRFMRLRETIGAVELLDARSADPRVARFQKQGFDLNEGMLFVFQDRIYHGDEAVNLLAILSSSSSLFGRLNRALLSNRTAARLIYPLLKAGRRATLRLRGRPLIPADLDPPPDGNSGW
- the ggt gene encoding gamma-glutamyltransferase codes for the protein MRDLQFPGRSVVMGRHGAAATSHALSTLAAIEILRRGGNAADAAIAACAVQCVVEPGSTGIGGDNFVLFAPASTDPPGTDTKTRGKVYGLNGSGCAPGGLTAEHLLRQGVKKIALTSVHAVTVPGAIDSWAKLNQRLGSMPLGALLQPAIRHAEEGFAVTERVATDWARNEDKLKADANSARMWLKGGRAPTAGEVFRQPEHAKVLREIAAKGRDGFYTGWVAEDMVAYLRSLGGTHSLEDFASQEAFWVEPISTSYRGIEILEIPPNGVGITTLLMLNILSGFDLGKYDPVGVERFHIEAEATRLAFEARDMYVADPAFADVPVQKLLSANFADGLRGRIDLRRAMPAGGPLGTTTYRDTVYISVVDGKGNACSFINSLFWPYGTGLSSPKTGVLLHNRGTGFLVDPAHPNCVAPRKRPLHTIIPAMAMKDGKPWLCFGVMGGGFQPVGQTHVLTNIIDFGMNVQEAIDCARGFPQMGRFEAERGIREDVLKGLVALGHDIKMAEMPLGGGQAIMIDAASGVLQAGSDPRKDGCALAY
- a CDS encoding MFS transporter produces the protein MAGIIATVSVFAVAQGLTYPLLSFILERQGMAPDLIGLSAAMTPLGFIVSAPLVPALARRVGGARLAILCSLLAALTLAAIAWMQGVWAWMPLRFLLGFFANPLYVISETWLMSITPAPRRGRILGLYSSIVSGGFAIGPLSLGLTGTEGWPPFLIGIVALLLCGLIVLGVVPRLPKMPHEGEAISVGGFFARAPLLLFAVFTAAAFEQTLLSLLAVYGAALGSAEARIASLIACFIAGNAVLQILFGRMTERLGSRRTLLLCALAALAGCLLLPSIFDAWLVWPLVFVWGGVSFGIYTVSLIRLGERFTGQALIAGNAAFAFVWGIGGIVGSPATGLTMQLIGHHGLPTSLGLLCCVLAVLLMAERRRL
- a CDS encoding DUF1127 domain-containing protein, with the translated sequence MNETPTPASAPPHRHYSLATLRSIIATWGARIGFRRELEQKLKDDPHLIADIGLTQRQFEAEIAKPFWQGPMPPL
- a CDS encoding winged helix-turn-helix domain-containing tetratricopeptide repeat protein, which gives rise to MQGSRFAFGPFVLDPAAGTLLRNDDPVAVGYRGLKLLAALVGRSGEILSKAELMDAAWPDTAVEEGNLTVQIAQLRKLLGPAPDGGEWISTVPRVGYRFTGATEQLGGAMRKPLPLPDRPSIAVLPFVNFSNDPEQEAFADGLTEDLITDLSRISGLFVIARNSVFAYKGQATDVREIAEDLGVRYLLEGSARRAKGRVRINAQLVDALSGAHLWAERFDRSLEDIFAVQDEVTGKIVEALLGRLRAPPQRNRPKNLEAYDLCVRARKLIDDSPQTAREAHLMLTRAVSLDPRYAEAYRWLAMNHWMGWVHWGEPIEPSRSVSLELARKAVAIDPNDAGCRWVLANLLAYERSFREADAEFAKAIELDPNDADIWATLSDIAVLAGRVAEGLEHIRKAFRLNPFPASWYYLTLGQAQYAGGEYEAAVVTLSRDETYRTGSRRFLAASLAQLGRLDEARAEVELFLVGNPHFTIRHWATTEPFRDDATLEHFVDGFRKAGLPE